In one Sphingomonas sp. AP4-R1 genomic region, the following are encoded:
- a CDS encoding LUD domain-containing protein, with translation MNAREAILSRLTSTSPGNITIEADALLVAPERPALGTNALEDAFVAKLSLPSIAATHDRIETLADLPGAIARYCAEQGLPPALYLPPDPRLGGADWSAFTLHAAAATEEPAVLAIARCGVAETGSLVFETAPEAPMLPNFVALHHIVLVQADAIVAYLEEAILPGAQPRAHYWVTGVSGTTDIEGTYVRGAHGPRYLHVILLQAPLPHR, from the coding sequence ATGAACGCGCGCGAAGCGATCCTCTCGCGTCTCACCTCCACCTCGCCCGGCAACATCACGATCGAGGCGGACGCGTTGCTGGTCGCGCCCGAGCGGCCGGCCCTGGGCACGAACGCGCTGGAAGACGCCTTCGTCGCCAAGCTCTCCCTGCCCAGCATCGCCGCGACGCACGACCGGATCGAGACGCTGGCCGATCTGCCCGGTGCCATCGCACGCTATTGCGCGGAGCAGGGCCTGCCCCCCGCCCTCTATCTCCCGCCCGATCCGAGGCTGGGCGGAGCCGACTGGTCCGCCTTCACGCTGCACGCGGCCGCCGCGACCGAGGAACCCGCCGTGCTGGCCATCGCCCGCTGCGGCGTCGCCGAAACCGGCTCGCTCGTGTTCGAGACCGCCCCCGAAGCGCCGATGCTGCCGAACTTCGTGGCGCTCCATCACATCGTGCTGGTGCAGGCCGACGCGATCGTCGCCTATCTGGAAGAGGCGATCCTGCCGGGCGCCCAGCCGCGCGCGCATTATTGGGTGACCGGCGTTTCCGGCACCACCGATATCGAGGGCACCTACGTGCGCGGCGCGCACGGCCCCCGCTACCTTCACGTCATCCTGCTGCAGGCGCCTCTGCCGCATCGATGA
- a CDS encoding lactate utilization protein B yields the protein MSGFTDRADAALADRILKIAVERTAGTAEAKRAIAVDAFPDFDRARDRAAAIKDHVIAHLGYYLEQFEANAVAAGARVHWARTADEACRIVIDLCKAAGARSVARSKSMLGEEIGLPHALAEAGITRVETDLAEHIIQLADERPSHIIWPAMHKTREQVSALFKARHRTPHEEETIAAMAESARRELRTQMLGADVGISGANFLIADTGAICTVTNEGNAELSLVPPRMQIVTAGIEKIVPSMAHATHMLRMLARSATGAALTQYTTFYTGPRRPGDRDGPEEMHIVLVDNGRTTMREEGLAEMLRCIRCGACMNHCVVFRQIGGHAYGGTYPGPMGAVLTPVLDGLAKSRDLPNACTLNGKCQEVCPVRIPLPTLLRGWREKSWREGLEPKTMRAGLGVWAWFARRPALYRMASGMALRSMRVLGRGWISKLPLADGWTAHRDMPAPEAQSFMAQYKKGRRR from the coding sequence ATGAGCGGCTTCACGGATCGCGCCGACGCGGCGCTGGCCGATCGCATCCTGAAGATCGCGGTCGAACGGACGGCGGGCACCGCCGAGGCCAAGCGCGCGATCGCCGTCGACGCCTTCCCCGATTTCGATCGCGCGCGCGATCGGGCGGCGGCGATCAAGGATCATGTGATCGCCCATCTCGGATATTATCTGGAGCAGTTCGAGGCGAACGCCGTCGCCGCCGGTGCCAGGGTCCACTGGGCGCGCACGGCCGACGAGGCGTGCCGGATCGTGATCGATCTGTGCAAGGCGGCGGGCGCCCGATCGGTCGCGCGTTCCAAATCGATGCTGGGCGAGGAGATCGGCCTGCCGCATGCGCTGGCCGAGGCCGGCATCACGCGCGTCGAAACCGATCTGGCCGAGCATATCATCCAGTTGGCCGACGAGCGCCCCTCGCACATCATCTGGCCAGCGATGCACAAGACGCGCGAGCAGGTGTCGGCCCTGTTCAAGGCCAGGCATCGCACCCCGCACGAGGAAGAGACGATCGCGGCGATGGCGGAAAGCGCGCGGCGCGAACTCCGCACGCAGATGCTGGGCGCCGACGTCGGCATATCGGGTGCCAATTTCCTGATCGCGGATACGGGCGCGATCTGCACCGTCACCAACGAGGGCAATGCCGAATTGTCGCTGGTGCCGCCGCGCATGCAGATCGTGACGGCGGGGATCGAGAAGATCGTGCCCTCGATGGCGCACGCCACGCACATGCTGCGGATGCTGGCGCGTTCGGCCACCGGCGCCGCGCTCACCCAATATACCACCTTCTACACCGGCCCCCGCCGCCCCGGCGATCGCGACGGGCCGGAGGAGATGCACATCGTGCTGGTCGACAATGGCCGCACCACGATGCGCGAAGAGGGCCTCGCGGAGATGCTCCGCTGCATCCGCTGCGGCGCCTGCATGAACCACTGCGTGGTGTTCCGGCAGATTGGCGGCCATGCTTATGGCGGCACCTATCCCGGGCCGATGGGCGCGGTGCTGACGCCGGTGCTGGATGGCCTGGCCAAGAGCCGTGATCTGCCCAATGCCTGCACGCTCAACGGCAAGTGTCAGGAAGTGTGCCCGGTCCGCATCCCGCTGCCGACGCTGCTGCGCGGCTGGCGCGAGAAGAGCTGGCGCGAGGGACTGGAGCCCAAGACGATGCGCGCGGGCCTGGGCGTCTGGGCGTGGTTCGCGCGGCGCCCGGCGCTCTATCGGATGGCGAGCGGCATGGCATTGCGCTCGATGCGCGTGCTCGGCCGGGGCTGGATCAGCAAGCTTCCGCTGGCGGACGGCTGGACCGCGCATCGCGACATGCCCGCGCCCGAAGCGCAGAGCTTCATGGCGCAATATAAGAAAGGCCGGCGGCGATGA
- a CDS encoding (Fe-S)-binding protein: protein MSRPRVALFVTCLVDAMRPRIGFAALATLEAAGCEVVVPEAQTCCGQPALNSGDRATAEDLARRTIAMLEPFEAVVIPSGSCAGTIRSHYPEILEHDPEWLARAQAVSAKTYEIMAYLDEVRGWRPDDVTLPATKAAYHDSCSGLRELGIKAQPRRLLKAVEGLDLVPLKGEETCCGFGGTFCVKYPAISNAIVEEKAAAIEESGADLLLAGDLGCLMNMAGKLHRRGTPVRAFHTIELLAGMGDGAAIGEPA, encoded by the coding sequence ATGTCGCGTCCGCGCGTTGCCTTGTTCGTTACCTGTCTGGTCGATGCGATGCGGCCCCGCATCGGCTTCGCCGCGCTCGCCACGCTGGAGGCGGCGGGATGCGAGGTGGTGGTGCCCGAGGCGCAGACCTGCTGCGGCCAGCCCGCGCTCAATTCCGGCGACCGCGCCACCGCCGAGGATCTCGCCCGCCGCACCATCGCGATGCTGGAGCCGTTCGAAGCTGTGGTGATCCCGTCGGGCTCCTGTGCCGGGACAATCCGCAGCCACTATCCCGAAATCCTCGAACATGATCCCGAATGGCTCGCCCGCGCGCAGGCGGTGTCCGCCAAGACCTACGAGATCATGGCCTATCTGGACGAGGTGCGCGGCTGGCGCCCGGACGACGTGACCCTCCCCGCCACCAAGGCCGCCTATCACGATAGCTGCTCGGGCCTGCGCGAACTCGGCATCAAGGCGCAGCCGCGCCGCCTGCTGAAGGCGGTCGAGGGGCTCGATCTCGTCCCGCTCAAGGGCGAGGAGACGTGCTGCGGCTTCGGCGGCACCTTCTGCGTCAAATATCCCGCCATCTCCAACGCGATCGTCGAGGAGAAGGCCGCCGCGATCGAGGAAAGCGGCGCGGACCTGCTGCTGGCAGGCGATCTCGGCTGCCTGATGAACATGGCGGGCAAGCTCCACCGGCGCGGCACGCCGGTACGCGCCTTCCACACGATCGAGTTGCTTGCGGGCATGGGCGACGGCGCGGCGATCGGCGAGCCGGCATGA
- a CDS encoding alpha/beta hydrolase, which translates to MHIDRRTLLAASVAALSLHASGCGAATPAFPLPQGFTRFPIWPGKAPGGDAVTVIEKEALRRPDSPPDDTYFEHVVTPTLTMLRPKKPNGAAMLLVPGGGYIRVAIGLEGYEIARRFAAAGYTCFILLYRLPADGWTAGAEAPLQDAQRALRTIRSMAPREGFDPARVGVIGFSAGGHLAAWLATQDAKDSYQPIDAIDRQPLGVKIAGLMYPVIMMDGPFSHTGSRRQLLGETPSPERAKAYSLEQNVAADAPPTFIAHAVDDKTVPVQNSIAMMLALKRQNVPVESHFFEAGGHGFGIGAKSAVTAAWPDLFLAFAGRHGV; encoded by the coding sequence ATGCATATCGATCGCCGCACGCTCCTGGCTGCGTCCGTCGCGGCCCTCTCGCTCCACGCCAGCGGATGCGGCGCGGCCACGCCCGCGTTCCCGCTGCCGCAGGGCTTCACGCGCTTTCCGATCTGGCCGGGCAAGGCGCCCGGTGGTGACGCCGTCACCGTGATCGAGAAGGAAGCGCTGCGCCGTCCGGACAGCCCGCCCGACGACACCTATTTCGAACATGTCGTGACGCCCACGCTCACGATGCTGCGCCCGAAGAAGCCCAATGGCGCGGCGATGCTGCTCGTCCCCGGCGGCGGCTATATCCGCGTCGCGATCGGGCTGGAGGGGTATGAGATTGCCCGCCGGTTCGCGGCCGCCGGCTATACCTGCTTCATCCTGCTCTACCGCCTGCCCGCCGACGGCTGGACGGCGGGGGCCGAGGCGCCGCTGCAGGATGCCCAGCGCGCGCTCCGCACCATCCGCAGCATGGCGCCGCGCGAAGGGTTCGACCCGGCCCGCGTCGGCGTGATCGGCTTTTCGGCGGGGGGCCATCTCGCCGCCTGGCTGGCGACGCAGGATGCGAAGGACAGCTACCAGCCGATCGACGCGATCGATCGCCAGCCGCTCGGCGTGAAGATCGCCGGGCTGATGTATCCGGTCATCATGATGGACGGGCCTTTCTCGCACACCGGATCGCGCAGGCAATTGCTGGGCGAAACCCCGAGCCCGGAGCGCGCGAAGGCCTATTCGCTGGAGCAGAATGTGGCGGCCGATGCGCCGCCCACCTTCATCGCCCATGCCGTGGACGACAAGACCGTGCCGGTGCAGAATTCGATCGCGATGATGCTGGCGCTGAAGCGGCAGAATGTGCCGGTGGAGAGCCATTTCTTCGAGGCGGGCGGCCACGGCTTCGGTATAGGCGCCAAATCGGCCGTCACCGCCGCGTGGCCCGATCTGTTCCTCGCCTTTGCGGGGCGCCACGGAGTTTGA
- a CDS encoding rhamnogalacturonan acetylesterase: protein MLGAGILLMLAAPAAAPPPAAVAGPPPTATEAPPAPLPSNAILIAGDSTVSDYQSKAYPQAGWGMMLRCALAPGVTLQNFAIGGRSTRTFLSEGRWDKLMAAVKPGDTVMIQFGHNDADRSKPERFARAWTDYRDNLTRFVWMVRGAKGTPVLVTPVARHSFNDRGLAQADFAEYSDVMREVAQKTGTPLIDLESLSRAWLDKTGSDASLRFYMHFTAEQAPNFPKGIQDNTHFSELGARGVADLVAGALAGLNLPISQKILADRPDLTRTTPLGRGACH from the coding sequence ATGCTGGGCGCGGGCATCCTCCTGATGCTCGCCGCTCCTGCGGCGGCGCCCCCTCCGGCCGCCGTCGCGGGACCGCCTCCCACGGCGACGGAGGCGCCCCCCGCCCCTCTGCCCTCCAATGCTATCCTGATCGCGGGCGATTCCACCGTCTCCGACTATCAGTCGAAAGCCTATCCACAGGCCGGCTGGGGCATGATGCTGCGCTGCGCGCTGGCGCCGGGCGTGACGCTCCAGAATTTCGCGATCGGCGGCCGCAGCACGCGCACCTTCCTGTCCGAAGGCCGCTGGGACAAGCTGATGGCCGCCGTGAAGCCCGGCGACACGGTGATGATCCAGTTCGGCCACAACGATGCCGATCGCAGCAAGCCGGAGCGCTTCGCCCGCGCCTGGACCGATTATCGCGACAATCTGACGCGCTTCGTGTGGATGGTGCGCGGCGCCAAGGGCACGCCCGTGCTGGTGACGCCGGTGGCGCGCCATTCGTTCAACGATCGCGGCCTCGCCCAGGCCGATTTCGCCGAATATTCGGACGTGATGCGCGAGGTCGCCCAGAAGACCGGCACGCCGCTGATCGATCTCGAAAGCCTGTCGCGCGCCTGGCTCGACAAGACCGGGTCGGACGCGTCGCTGCGGTTTTACATGCACTTCACGGCCGAGCAGGCGCCGAACTTCCCCAAAGGCATCCAGGACAACACCCATTTCAGCGAACTCGGCGCGCGCGGCGTGGCCGATCTCGTCGCGGGCGCGCTCGCGGGGCTGAACCTGCCCATCTCGCAGAAGATCCTGGCCGACCGCCCAGATCTCACGCGCACCACGCCGCTCGGACGGGGAGCCTGCCACTGA